In Enterobacter cloacae, the following are encoded in one genomic region:
- the flhD gene encoding flagellar transcriptional regulator FlhD, which translates to MHTSELLKHIYDINLSYLLLAQRLISQDKASAMFRLGINEEMATMLGGLTLPQMVKLAETNQLVCQFRFDNPQTITRLTQESRVDDLQQIHTGILLSTRLLNEISQPDDVARKKRA; encoded by the coding sequence ATGCATACATCCGAGTTGCTAAAACATATCTATGACATCAATTTGTCATATTTACTGCTTGCACAGCGTTTGATTAGTCAGGACAAGGCGTCCGCGATGTTTCGTCTTGGCATTAACGAAGAAATGGCCACCATGCTGGGCGGATTAACGCTCCCGCAAATGGTAAAGCTGGCCGAAACGAATCAACTTGTTTGTCAGTTCCGCTTTGATAATCCGCAGACCATCACACGTCTGACACAGGAATCCCGTGTTGACGATCTTCAGCAGATCCATACCGGTATTCTTCTTTCCACTCGCTTGCTCAACGAAATCAGCCAGCCTGATGACGTAGCCCGTAAGAAAAGAGCTTAA
- the motA gene encoding flagellar motor protein MotA — MLILLGYLVVLGTVFGGYMMTGGHLGALYQPAELIIIGGAGVGAFIVGNNGKSIKGTLKAIPLLFRRSKYTKSMYMDLLALLYRLMAKSRQQGMFSLERDIENPKESEIFASYPRILADAMMLDFIVDYLRLIISGNMNTFEIEALMDEEIETHESESEVPANSLALVGDSLPAFGIVAAVMGVVHALASADRPAAELGALIAHAMVGTFLGILLAYGFISPLASVLRQKSAETTKMMQCVKITLLSNLNGYAPPIAVEFGRKTLYSSERPSFIELEEHVRAVKNPNQQTTTEDA, encoded by the coding sequence GTGCTTATCTTATTAGGTTACCTGGTAGTTCTCGGTACAGTTTTCGGCGGTTACATGATGACCGGCGGGCACCTTGGAGCACTCTATCAACCGGCTGAACTTATTATCATTGGCGGCGCAGGGGTAGGGGCTTTTATCGTTGGTAACAACGGTAAGTCGATCAAGGGAACGCTGAAAGCGATTCCGTTGCTGTTCCGTCGCTCGAAATACACCAAAAGCATGTACATGGACCTGCTGGCGCTGCTCTATCGTCTGATGGCGAAGTCCCGTCAGCAGGGGATGTTCTCGCTGGAGCGAGACATCGAAAATCCAAAAGAGAGCGAAATCTTTGCCAGCTATCCGCGTATTCTGGCTGATGCCATGATGCTGGATTTCATCGTCGATTACCTGCGTCTCATCATCAGCGGCAACATGAATACCTTCGAAATCGAAGCACTGATGGACGAAGAGATCGAAACCCACGAGAGCGAATCCGAAGTGCCGGCAAACAGCCTGGCGCTGGTGGGCGATTCCCTTCCTGCCTTCGGTATCGTTGCGGCAGTGATGGGGGTGGTCCACGCGCTGGCCTCCGCTGACCGTCCTGCGGCAGAACTGGGCGCACTGATTGCTCACGCGATGGTGGGAACCTTCCTTGGTATTTTGCTGGCGTACGGCTTTATCTCCCCGCTGGCCAGTGTTTTGCGCCAGAAGAGCGCCGAAACCACCAAAATGATGCAGTGCGTGAAGATCACGCTGCTCTCTAACCTCAACGGTTATGCACCACCGATCGCCGTGGAATTTGGCCGTAAAACGCTGTACTCCAGCGAGCGTCCGTCGTTTATCGAACTGGAAGAACACGTGCGTGCGGTGAAAAACCCAAACCAACAGACGACAACTGAGGACGCATGA
- a CDS encoding universal stress protein C, protein MGYTHLLVSVAVSPESHQLVARAVSIARPNNARISLITLAAEPEMYNQLAAPMLEDIRDVLQEETQQFLLELVEKAQYPVHQTVIATGELNEHILSMCRKQNIDLVICGNHNHSFFSRAACAAKSIVASSQVDVLLVPLGGH, encoded by the coding sequence ATGGGTTACACTCATCTTCTTGTTTCTGTTGCTGTTTCACCGGAAAGCCACCAGCTTGTCGCCCGTGCTGTCTCCATCGCCAGACCGAACAATGCCCGTATCAGCCTGATCACCCTTGCAGCAGAACCTGAAATGTATAATCAACTGGCAGCGCCCATGCTTGAAGATATTCGTGACGTTCTTCAGGAGGAAACGCAGCAATTTCTGCTGGAGCTGGTCGAAAAGGCTCAATACCCTGTTCACCAGACTGTCATTGCAACAGGGGAATTAAACGAACATATTCTTAGCATGTGCCGTAAGCAGAATATTGATTTGGTTATTTGCGGTAATCATAACCACAGTTTTTTTTCTCGCGCAGCCTGTGCGGCAAAATCGATTGTTGCCTCAAGCCAGGTTGATGTTTTGTTAGTGCCTCTTGGGGGCCATTAA
- the flhC gene encoding flagellar transcriptional regulator FlhC produces the protein MSEKSIVQEARDIQLAMELITLGARLQMLESETQLSRGRLIKLYKELRGSPPPKGMLPFSTDWFMTWEQNIHASMFCNAWQYLLKTGLCSGVDAVIKAYKLYLEQCPQQEDGPLLALTRAWTLVRFVESGMLELSRCNCCDGNFITHAHQPAGSFACSLCQPPSRAVKRRKLSRDAADIIPQLLDEQIEQAV, from the coding sequence ATGAGCGAAAAAAGCATTGTTCAGGAAGCGCGTGACATACAGCTGGCAATGGAACTGATTACGCTGGGTGCTCGTTTGCAAATGCTGGAAAGCGAAACTCAGCTGAGCCGTGGTCGTCTCATCAAACTGTATAAAGAGTTACGCGGTAGCCCTCCGCCAAAAGGGATGCTGCCGTTTTCAACAGACTGGTTTATGACCTGGGAACAGAACATCCATGCATCCATGTTCTGTAACGCCTGGCAGTACCTGCTAAAAACCGGTTTGTGCAGCGGCGTTGATGCCGTGATCAAAGCGTATAAACTCTACCTTGAGCAATGCCCACAGCAGGAAGATGGCCCCCTGCTGGCGCTGACCCGCGCATGGACGCTGGTGCGTTTTGTTGAAAGTGGAATGCTTGAACTGTCGCGCTGTAATTGCTGCGATGGCAATTTTATTACCCATGCTCATCAGCCTGCTGGCAGCTTCGCCTGTAGTTTATGCCAGCCTCCATCCCGTGCAGTAAAAAGACGTAAACTTTCCCGGGATGCTGCCGATATTATTCCACAACTGCTGGATGAACAGATCGAACAGGCTGTTTAA